The following proteins are encoded in a genomic region of Thunnus maccoyii chromosome 8, fThuMac1.1, whole genome shotgun sequence:
- the LOC121902454 gene encoding protocadherin-1-like isoform X3, with product MAALRWEVLLFLAAVLLVSCGAAPSDILYRVPEEQPPNTLIGSLAADQGLPDTGHLYKLEVGSPYLRVDGKTGDIYTTEIPIDRETLRDCRNLFDGDKCFLEFEVSITDMVKGMGSGPRLIEGRIEVLDINDNTPQFSSPILTLSIPENTHIGALFSIPMATDRDSGTNGVAEYSLSTGLDADQLFSLQVAVDTEEKLPQLVVMGNLDREKKDSYDLNIRVVDGGRPARASSALLRVTVTDQNDNAPKFERSHYEAELPENSPLGHSVLQVRANDADTGTNGEIDYSLHQASETVQRLLRIDRSTGIIYVKGLVDREEENFLKFFVVAKDRGPNSKNSKVLVTINVRDVNDNAPAIEIRGIGLVTHQDGVANISEDMPIGTPVALVQVSDRDEGENAVVTCVVAGDVPFQLRPASESANDRKRKYFLQTTTLLDYERVKDYRIEIVAVDSGNPALSSTNSLKVQVTDMNDNTPSFSPTMLEVDFAEGNQPGDKVLDIVATDADSGTNAELAYSIIERSASRLFEIDTNTGEVRVKNLLDREETERYEFRVAAADKGLPSKTGTATVVINVLDRNDNDPKFMLSGYSFSVIENMPPLNPVGVVTVTDADKGENARVRLFVEPDNGKFVIQNGTGTILSSISFDREKESTYTFRLKAVDAGDPPRSSYVGVTINVLDENDNAPYVTKPANSSYTYLTPVTAPDTRVEVVEAEDIDYGPNAELVYTITGGNPYGLFHISPTSGEITLAQEFTGKHNGLHRLVVRVSDKGKPPRHTTALVHVFVNDTKANVSLIEALVGHSLYTPLDRDIAGDPNNALAQRSNILYGSLAGIAGVILVIVAVVVIRHRLQKDTKSGYQAGKKESKDLYAPKQGPKNGKGKKSKKGKAPKPAKPLEEDEEASLQKGLKFNLINDNVNDSPRIHLPLNYPPGSPDLGRHYRSNSPLPSIQLQPQSPSASKKHQAVQDLPATNTFVGTGDNNSTGSDQYSDYSYKANPPKYSNKQVGPYANTAMYNRDIYWTNRVW from the exons ATGGCGGCGCTGAGGTGGGAGGTTCTGCTGTTCCTGGCGGCGGTCCTGTTGGTCTCCTGCGGCGCCGCGCCATCTGACATCCTTTATCGAGTCCCTGAGGAGCAGCCGCCCAACACGCTGATCGGCAGCCTGGCGGCGGACCAGGGCCTGCCCGACACCGGTCACCTCTACAAGCTGGAGGTGGGCTCGCCGTACTTGAGGGTGGACGGCAAAACCGGCGACATCTACACCACCGAGATTCCCATCGATCGCGAGACGCTGAGGGACTGCCGCAACCTGTTTGACGGCGACAAATGCTTCTTGGAGTTCGAGGTGTCCATCACAGACATGGTGAAAGGCATGGGCTCGGGCCCGCGGCTGATCGAGGGCCGCATCGAAGTGCTGGACATCAATGACAACACGCCGCAGTTCTCCTCGCCTATCCTGACCCTGTCCATCCCCGAGAACACGCACATCGGCGCCCTCTTCTCCATCCCCATGGCCACCGACAGGGACTCCGGCACCAACGGCGTGGCCGAGTACTCACTGAGCACCGGGCTGGACGCCGACCAGCTCTTCAGCCTGCAGGTCGCCGTGGACACGGAGGAGAAGCTGCCGCAGCTGGTCGTCATGGGCAACCTGGACCGCGAAAAGAAGGACTCGTACGACCTGAACATCCGGGTGGTGGACGGCGGGAGGCCGGCGAGGGCGAGCAGCGCTCTGCTGCGAGTCACCGTCACCGACCAGAACGACAACGCTCCGAAGTTCGAGAGGAGTCACTACGAGGCCGAACTACCGGAGAACAGCCCGCTGGGACACTCGGTGCTGCAg GTCAGAGCCAATGACGCAGACACCGGCACCAACGGAGAGATTGACTACAGCCTCCATCAGGCGTCAGAGACCGTCCAGAGGCTACTGCGCATCGACCGATCCACTGGCATCATCTACGTCAAGGGTCTGGTGGACCGCGAAGAGGAGAACTTCCTCAAGTTCTTTGTGGTCGCCAAAGATCGCGGGCCCAACTCCAAGAACTCCAAAGTGTTGGTGACCATTAACGTCAGGGACGTGAACGACAACGCACCGGCCATCGAGATCCGAGGTATCGGCCTGGTGACGCACCAGGATGGTGTGGCCAACATCTCTGAAGACATGCCAATTGGTACACCAGTGGCGTTGGTCCAGGTGTCGGACCGTGATGAGGGGGAAAATGCGGTGGTGACATGCGTGGTCGCCGGTGATGTCCCGTTTCAGCTGCGACCTGCGAGCGAGTCTGCCAATGATCGGAAGAGGAAGTACTTCCTGCAGACAACTACCCTGCTGGATTATGAGCGTGTGAAGGATTACAGGATTGAAATTGTTGCCGTGGATTCTGGGAACCCGGCCCTGTCCAGCACGAATTCCCTCAAAGTTCAGGTCACCGACATGAACGACAACACGCCAAGCTTTTCACCTACAATGCTCGAGGTGGACTTTGCAGAGGGCAACCAGCCCGGTGACAAGGTGCTGGATATCGTGGCAACAGACGCAGACAGTGGCACCAATGCAGAACTGGCTTATAGCATCATCGAGCGCTCGGCCTCCAGGCTCTTTGAGATTGACACCAACACCGGAGAGGTCCGTGTGAAAAACCTGCTGGATCGGGAAGAGACGGAGCGTTATGAGTTCCGTGTGGCTGCAGCAGACAAGGGCCTTCCTAGCAAAACTGGCACTGCCACGGTGGTGATCAATGTTCTGGACCGcaatgacaatgaccccaagtTTATGCTGAGCGGCTACAGCTTCTCTGTCATCGAGAATATGCCTCCGCTGAATCCCGTTGGTGTAGTGACGGTCACCGATGCTGATAAGGGTGAGAACGCCAGGGTGAGGCTGTTTGTAGAACCGGACAATGGCAAGTTTGTCATCCAGAACGGCACGGGAACCATCCTGTCCAGCATCTCCTTTGACCGCGAGAAGGAAAGCACCTACACCTTCCGCCTGAAGGCCGTGGACGCTGGTGACCCACCTCGTTCCTCCTATGTGGGTGTGACCATCAATGTCCTCGATGAGAATGACAATGCCCCCTATGTCACCAAACCAGCTAACTCCTCCTACACATACCTGACACCTGTCACCGCTCCAGACACTCGTGTGGAGGTGGTAGAGGCGGAGGACATAGACTATGGACCCAATGCTGAGCTGGTCTACACCATCACTGGCGGCAACCCGTATGGCCTTTTCCACATCTCGCCCACCAGCGGGGAGATCACACTAGCGCAGGAATTCACTGGCAAGCACAATGGCCTGCACCGCCTGGTGGTGAGAGTCAGCGATAAAGGCAAACCTCCCCGCCACACCACCGCCCTGGTCCACGTTTTTGTCAACGACACCAAGGCCAACGTCTCCCTCATCGAGGCTCTGGTGGGACACAGCCTCTACACCCCTCTTGATAGGGACATTGCCGGAGATCCCAACAACGCCCTCGCTCAGCGCAGTAACATCCTGTATGGCAGCCTGGCGGGTATCGCGGGCGTCATTCTGGTCATCGTAGCCGTGGTGGTCATCAGACATCGGCTACAGAAGGACACCAAGAGCGGCTACCAGGCCGGCAAGAAGGAGAGCAAGGACCTGTACGCTCCTAAGCAAGGCCCCAAAAATGGCAAAGGGAAAAAGAGCAAGAAGGGAAAAGCTCCCAAACCCGCCAAGCCACtagaggaggacgaggaggccAGTCTCCAGAAAGGCCTCAAGTTCAACCTCATCAACGACAACGTCAACGACAGTCCCAGAATCCACCTGCCTCTTAACTACCCGCCGGGAAGCCCCGACCTGGGTCGTCACTACCGCTCCAACTCCCCCTTGCCCTCCATCCAGCTGCAGCCACAGTCACCCTCCGCCTCCAAGAAGCACCAGGCCGTTCAGGACCTCCCCGCTACCAACACCTTCGTGGGAACGGGCGACAACAACTCCACGGGCTCCGACCAATATTCGGATTACAGCTACAAGGCCAACCCGCCCAAATACAGCAACAAACAGGTAGGACCGTACGCAAACACGGCAATGTACAACAGAGACATCTATTGGACCAACCGGGTGTGGTAG